From the genome of Ralstonia pickettii, one region includes:
- a CDS encoding nitrate reductase cytochrome c-type subunit: protein MKLSRLLGLPAAICALLLATLAQLPAQAQGVVDAMRGPTPIAAESTPPILYPTENKDVRRERNYTGQPPTIPHKIDGTYMYQINKDHNGCLSCHARTKAEEMRAIAISPTHYVDRGGHQLADVSPRRFFCTQCHVPQADAKPLVTNTFVDVDQLLKRKPDGKSVGKN from the coding sequence ATGAAGCTCAGCCGACTCTTGGGACTGCCAGCCGCCATCTGTGCGCTGCTCCTGGCGACCCTTGCCCAATTGCCCGCGCAAGCCCAAGGCGTGGTCGACGCCATGCGCGGCCCCACGCCGATTGCCGCCGAATCGACACCGCCGATCCTGTATCCCACCGAGAACAAGGACGTGCGCCGCGAGCGCAACTACACCGGGCAGCCGCCGACGATTCCGCACAAGATCGACGGCACCTACATGTATCAGATCAATAAGGACCACAACGGTTGTCTGTCCTGCCACGCGCGTACGAAGGCCGAAGAGATGCGCGCGATCGCGATCAGCCCCACGCACTACGTTGACCGCGGTGGCCATCAACTGGCCGACGTTTCGCCGCGCCGCTTCTTCTGCACGCAATGTCACGTGCCGCAGGCCGACGCCAAGCCGCTTGTCACCAATACGTTTGTCGATGTCGATCAACTGCTCAAACGCAAGCCTGATGGCAAGAGCGTTGGCAAGAACTGA
- a CDS encoding cytochrome c3 family protein: MFDLIKRYWRTINRPSAYFSLGFLTLGGFVAGVVFWGAFNTAMEVTNTEAFCTGCHEMHDNVYQELQSTIHYTNRSGVRAICSNCHVPHAWTNKIARKMQASKEVWGKIFGTIDTREKFEAHRLELAQHEWDRLKANDSLECRNCHNYESMDFTRQSPRASAMHAQYLGSKEKTCIDCHKGIAHHLPDMSKMKTE, encoded by the coding sequence ATGTTCGACCTGATCAAGCGCTACTGGCGCACCATCAACCGGCCCAGCGCGTATTTCAGCCTGGGCTTTCTGACGTTGGGCGGCTTTGTTGCCGGCGTGGTGTTCTGGGGCGCGTTCAACACCGCGATGGAAGTGACAAATACCGAAGCGTTCTGCACGGGTTGCCACGAAATGCACGACAACGTGTATCAAGAGCTGCAGAGCACCATCCACTACACCAACCGCAGCGGTGTGCGCGCCATCTGCTCGAACTGCCACGTTCCGCACGCCTGGACGAACAAGATTGCACGAAAGATGCAGGCCTCCAAGGAAGTGTGGGGCAAGATCTTCGGCACCATCGACACGCGCGAGAAATTCGAGGCCCACCGACTCGAGCTGGCCCAGCATGAATGGGATCGGCTGAAGGCCAACGATTCATTGGAATGCCGCAACTGCCACAACTACGAATCGATGGACTTCACTCGGCAGAGCCCACGCGCGTCGGCCATGCATGCCCAGTATCTGGGCAGCAAAGAGAAAACCTGTATCGACTGCCACAAGGGTATTGCGCACCATCTGCCCGACATGTCGAAGATGAAGACCGAGTAA
- the ccmA gene encoding cytochrome c biogenesis heme-transporting ATPase CcmA, giving the protein MLVASQLTFSRAGRRIFRELDLSVSAGELVQVTGANGSGKTTLLRVLCGLLAPASGSLTWHGAPVRSGDAAFLNTLCYVGHTNGIDPDLTVTESLRLAMQLAGLRDSASEPFGIGLALEALELGKLAATPVRKLSQGQRRRVALARLLLARRELWLLDEPIASLDDHAVSLFTAQLDAHLRAGGMAIMATHHLLSRPQGANRVLRLGGIA; this is encoded by the coding sequence GTGCTTGTTGCCAGCCAATTGACGTTTTCGCGCGCCGGCCGCCGGATCTTCCGCGAGCTGGACCTCTCGGTGTCGGCGGGCGAGCTGGTGCAGGTAACGGGCGCGAACGGCAGCGGCAAGACCACCCTGCTGCGCGTGCTCTGTGGCCTTCTCGCACCGGCGAGCGGCTCGCTGACGTGGCATGGCGCGCCGGTGCGCAGCGGCGACGCTGCCTTCCTCAATACGCTTTGCTATGTTGGCCACACCAACGGTATCGACCCAGATCTGACTGTGACGGAGAGCCTGCGTCTGGCCATGCAGTTAGCCGGGTTGCGCGATTCGGCATCCGAGCCGTTTGGCATCGGGCTCGCACTGGAAGCACTCGAACTCGGCAAGCTTGCCGCCACGCCCGTGCGCAAGCTTTCGCAAGGCCAACGCCGGCGGGTGGCACTGGCGCGCTTGCTGCTCGCGCGGCGCGAACTGTGGCTGCTCGATGAACCGATCGCCTCGCTCGACGATCATGCAGTCAGCCTCTTCACCGCGCAGCTCGATGCGCACTTGCGTGCAGGCGGCATGGCGATCATGGCCACGCACCACCTGCTGTCGCGCCCGCAAGGGGCGAATCGCGTGCTCAGGCTGGGAGGCATCGCATGA
- the ccmB gene encoding heme exporter protein CcmB, which yields MKPMLMAILLHDLTLSWRRRGNLVGGVVFYVIAASLFPLAIGPDPQELRMLAPGILWVAALLASMLSLSRLFAQEHADGSLDQLLLSPHPLALIVLTKIAAHWLASGLPLLLLTPILAQQYSLPLHATLLLTATLLIGTPAIALIGAVGAALTLGVRNGAALLCILVLPLCVPVLVFGAGAGSAADAGLDVMPHFSLLGACLALSLFVCPLATAAGLRIAAE from the coding sequence ATGAAGCCGATGCTGATGGCCATCCTGCTGCACGACCTTACGCTCTCATGGCGGCGGCGCGGCAACCTTGTCGGCGGCGTGGTGTTCTACGTCATTGCGGCGAGCCTATTCCCGCTGGCCATCGGCCCCGACCCGCAGGAGTTGCGCATGCTCGCGCCGGGCATCCTGTGGGTCGCGGCGCTGCTGGCGTCGATGCTCTCGCTCTCTCGGCTGTTTGCGCAGGAACACGCCGATGGCAGCCTGGATCAACTGCTGTTGTCGCCGCACCCGCTTGCGCTGATCGTACTGACGAAGATCGCAGCGCACTGGCTCGCGAGTGGCCTGCCGTTGTTGCTGCTGACGCCCATCCTGGCGCAGCAGTACAGTCTGCCGCTGCATGCAACGCTACTGCTGACAGCCACGCTGCTAATCGGCACGCCTGCCATTGCGTTGATCGGCGCCGTTGGTGCAGCGCTCACACTGGGCGTGCGCAACGGAGCAGCGCTACTGTGCATCCTCGTCCTGCCGCTGTGTGTGCCCGTGCTGGTGTTTGGCGCGGGCGCAGGTTCGGCGGCCGATGCGGGGCTTGATGTCATGCCGCATTTCTCGCTGCTGGGCGCTTGCTTGGCGTTGTCGTTGTTTGTCTGCCCGCTGGCCACGGCTGCCGGGCTGCGCATTGCCGCGGAATGA
- the ccmC gene encoding heme ABC transporter permease CcmC, whose translation MTNRSGLHTTPIAVRQRASRRWNWLAYASPVRFDPLARKLVPWFGAVALVFLIAGLYVGFVVAPTDAQQGEVYRIIFLHVPAAWMSMFIYLVMAGYCALALVLRTRLSSMMASALAPTGALFTAIALWTGALWGKPTWGTWWVWDARLTSELLLLFLYLGFIALESAIEDPRRAERACALLAVVGVVNIPVIYFSVQWWNTLHQGASVGLTAAPSMAMTMLLGMLLMTLACWMYSICVALIRVRCIVRERADDDHNLSMSA comes from the coding sequence ATGACGAATCGATCCGGACTCCACACCACGCCCATCGCCGTGCGCCAACGTGCGTCGCGACGCTGGAACTGGCTCGCGTATGCGTCGCCCGTGCGGTTTGATCCGCTCGCGCGCAAGCTGGTGCCGTGGTTTGGCGCAGTAGCCCTCGTGTTCCTCATCGCCGGCCTCTACGTCGGCTTCGTGGTGGCGCCCACCGATGCGCAGCAGGGTGAGGTCTACCGGATCATCTTCCTGCACGTGCCGGCCGCGTGGATGTCGATGTTCATCTACCTGGTGATGGCGGGCTATTGCGCGCTGGCGCTGGTGCTGCGCACGCGGCTTTCGTCGATGATGGCCTCGGCGCTGGCGCCCACCGGCGCACTGTTCACCGCCATTGCGCTGTGGACAGGCGCGCTGTGGGGCAAGCCAACGTGGGGCACATGGTGGGTGTGGGATGCGCGGCTGACGTCGGAGTTGCTGCTGCTGTTTCTGTACCTGGGCTTCATCGCGCTGGAGAGCGCCATTGAAGACCCCCGCCGTGCCGAGCGCGCCTGCGCCTTGCTAGCCGTGGTCGGCGTGGTCAACATCCCCGTGATCTATTTCTCGGTGCAGTGGTGGAACACGTTGCATCAAGGCGCATCCGTCGGCCTGACGGCGGCTCCGTCGATGGCGATGACGATGCTGCTCGGCATGCTGCTGATGACGCTCGCGTGCTGGATGTACAGCATCTGCGTGGCGCTGATTCGCGTGCGCTGCATCGTGCGCGAGCGCGCCGACGATGACCACAACCTGAGCATGTCGGCATGA
- the ccmE gene encoding cytochrome c maturation protein CcmE, translating into MTRRQRRLGILLAALVCAGAATALTLNAFRSNLVFFFSPSQIAAKEAPVAQVFRLGGLVERGSIQRERDGMTIRFIVTDTARGVPVVYRGLLPDLFREGKGVVARGRLGEDGVFVANEVLAKHDENYMPPEAADALRRAAQVNEQMAKESVRSASR; encoded by the coding sequence ATGACACGCAGACAACGCCGTCTCGGCATCCTGCTCGCCGCACTGGTATGCGCAGGTGCGGCTACCGCACTCACGCTGAATGCGTTCCGCTCCAATCTGGTGTTTTTTTTCAGCCCGAGCCAGATCGCCGCCAAGGAAGCGCCTGTGGCACAAGTCTTTCGACTGGGTGGGCTAGTCGAACGCGGCTCCATCCAACGTGAACGTGACGGCATGACCATCCGCTTTATCGTCACTGACACAGCGCGCGGGGTGCCGGTCGTCTATCGCGGCTTGCTGCCGGACCTGTTCCGCGAGGGCAAGGGTGTGGTGGCACGCGGCCGGCTGGGTGAGGACGGCGTCTTCGTCGCCAACGAGGTGCTGGCCAAGCACGACGAAAACTACATGCCGCCCGAAGCTGCTGATGCCCTACGCCGCGCTGCGCAAGTCAACGAACAGATGGCGAAGGAATCTGTCCGGAGCGCGTCACGATGA
- a CDS encoding heme lyase CcmF/NrfE family subunit produces MIAELGHFALILALLTAAMQSVLPLVGAARDGERWMAVARPAARMQCGLVLVAYGALTWAFVSNDFSVLYVAANSNSALPLPYRVAAVWGGHEGSMLLWTAMLALWSLAVSLFSRQLPLPVAARVLGVMGAISTGLLLFLLFASNPFLRLLPPALEGRDLNPLLQDPGMVSHPPMLYMGYVGFAVAFSFAMAALLSGRLDATWARWSRPWTIAAWACLTTGIMLGSAWAYYELGWGGWWFWDPVENASFMPWLAGTALIHSLAVTEKRGVFRAWTALLAIFTFSLSLLGTFLVRSGVLTSVHAFAVDPKRGLFILALLGIVTGGALGLFAWRAKRLSSSASEGATFPLFSRESFLLANNVLLAVAAATVLLGTLYPLVLDVLRLGKISVGPAYFEQVFVPLMSPAVLLMGAAPLARWRHGALPSMAVRLRWAAVASIAVGLGLAVMYRTSALAGLGLTLAAWCLLSALASLAEKLRQPGNRLTTLRQLPPSYFGMLVAHAGVGVFIAGVTLVLSQETLRELPVRVGGKVEVGGYMFHLTRVAPAQGPNYDVLRGHVEVSRNGKPVATLLPERRLYHSQENPTTEVAIDSGITRDLYVALGESLGQDNWAMRIYIKPFVGWIWAGCVLMVLGGLLAVCDRRYRLRRRSTSSRAAPDTARGGPSLAMPATEEPR; encoded by the coding sequence ATGATCGCCGAGCTGGGCCACTTTGCGTTGATCCTCGCGCTGCTGACTGCGGCCATGCAGTCCGTGCTGCCGCTGGTTGGTGCGGCGCGCGACGGCGAGCGTTGGATGGCCGTGGCGCGCCCTGCTGCGCGCATGCAATGTGGATTGGTTCTCGTGGCGTATGGCGCGCTGACATGGGCCTTCGTCAGCAACGACTTCAGCGTGCTCTATGTCGCCGCCAACTCGAACAGCGCGCTGCCGCTGCCCTATCGCGTGGCCGCCGTGTGGGGCGGACACGAGGGATCGATGTTGCTGTGGACGGCGATGCTGGCGTTGTGGTCACTGGCCGTGTCGTTGTTCAGCCGCCAACTTCCGTTGCCCGTGGCGGCGCGCGTGCTGGGCGTGATGGGCGCCATCAGCACGGGGCTGCTGCTTTTCTTGCTGTTCGCATCCAACCCATTCCTGCGCCTGTTGCCGCCTGCCCTGGAAGGGCGCGACCTCAACCCGCTGCTGCAAGACCCGGGCATGGTGTCGCATCCGCCCATGCTGTACATGGGTTACGTGGGCTTTGCCGTGGCGTTCTCGTTTGCGATGGCCGCGCTGCTGTCGGGCCGGCTCGATGCCACCTGGGCGCGCTGGTCGCGGCCGTGGACGATCGCCGCCTGGGCATGCCTGACGACCGGCATCATGCTCGGCAGCGCCTGGGCGTACTACGAACTCGGCTGGGGCGGCTGGTGGTTCTGGGACCCGGTCGAAAATGCGTCGTTCATGCCGTGGCTGGCGGGCACGGCACTGATCCACTCGTTGGCGGTGACGGAAAAGCGCGGCGTGTTCCGCGCATGGACGGCGCTGCTGGCCATCTTCACGTTCTCGCTCAGTCTGCTCGGCACGTTCCTCGTCCGCTCGGGCGTGCTGACGTCGGTGCATGCTTTTGCGGTCGACCCGAAGCGCGGTCTCTTCATCCTCGCGTTGCTGGGCATCGTAACGGGCGGCGCCCTCGGTCTGTTTGCATGGCGCGCGAAGCGGTTGTCCAGCAGCGCCTCGGAAGGCGCGACGTTCCCGCTGTTCTCGCGTGAATCGTTCCTGCTGGCCAACAACGTGCTGCTGGCGGTGGCGGCCGCCACGGTGTTGCTCGGCACGTTGTATCCGCTGGTGCTGGATGTGTTGCGGCTGGGCAAGATCTCGGTCGGTCCGGCATATTTCGAGCAAGTCTTTGTGCCGCTGATGTCTCCTGCGGTGCTGTTGATGGGTGCGGCGCCGCTGGCGCGCTGGCGTCACGGTGCGCTGCCGTCGATGGCGGTGCGGCTGCGATGGGCAGCAGTGGCGAGTATTGCCGTCGGGCTCGGACTGGCGGTGATGTATCGGACGTCCGCGCTGGCGGGCCTGGGGCTGACGCTCGCCGCATGGTGTCTTCTGAGTGCGCTGGCCAGTCTGGCCGAAAAGCTTCGCCAGCCCGGCAATCGATTGACGACGCTGCGGCAATTGCCGCCGAGCTACTTTGGCATGCTGGTGGCGCACGCGGGGGTCGGCGTGTTCATTGCGGGCGTCACGCTGGTGCTCAGCCAGGAGACGCTACGCGAGTTGCCGGTGCGCGTGGGCGGCAAGGTGGAGGTGGGCGGCTACATGTTCCACCTCACCAGGGTTGCGCCGGCCCAGGGCCCCAATTACGACGTCTTGCGCGGCCACGTCGAAGTCAGCCGCAACGGCAAACCCGTGGCCACGCTGCTACCCGAGCGGCGCCTGTACCACAGCCAGGAAAATCCCACGACCGAAGTCGCCATCGACAGCGGCATCACGCGCGATCTCTATGTCGCGCTTGGTGAATCACTCGGACAAGACAACTGGGCCATGCGCATCTACATCAAGCCCTTTGTCGGCTGGATCTGGGCAGGCTGTGTGCTGATGGTGCTGGGCGGGCTGCTGGCCGTGTGCGACCGCCGCTACCGGCTGCGCCGCCGCTCCACGTCATCGCGCGCCGCGCCCGACACTGCACGCGGCGGCCCGTCATTAGCGATGCCAGCGACCGAGGAGCCACGGTGA
- a CDS encoding DsbE family thiol:disulfide interchange protein has protein sequence MKLRYVLPLTAFLVLVIALAAGLSRDPRELPSPLVGKPAPAFRLTALESTAGPITPQDLRGKVWMLNVWASWCTACRAEHAVLNAFAKQSTVPIYGLNYKDEADAARAWLKQMGDPYVASLIDADGKVGIDYGVYGVPETFVIDRAGVVRYRQVGPVTAESMERRIVPLLQQLEQEDGHA, from the coding sequence GTGAAGCTGCGCTACGTGCTGCCGCTGACAGCGTTCCTCGTTCTGGTGATTGCGCTGGCGGCGGGGCTGTCGCGCGATCCGCGCGAACTGCCCTCCCCGCTGGTCGGCAAGCCCGCACCGGCGTTCAGGCTGACAGCGCTGGAATCGACTGCCGGCCCGATCACGCCGCAAGACCTGCGCGGCAAGGTCTGGATGCTCAATGTCTGGGCATCGTGGTGCACCGCCTGTCGTGCAGAGCACGCCGTGCTGAACGCGTTCGCGAAGCAGTCAACCGTGCCGATCTACGGGCTGAACTACAAGGACGAGGCCGACGCCGCACGCGCGTGGCTCAAGCAAATGGGCGACCCGTATGTCGCCTCGCTCATCGACGCTGACGGCAAGGTCGGCATCGACTACGGCGTCTACGGCGTGCCCGAGACCTTCGTCATCGATCGCGCTGGCGTGGTCCGCTATCGGCAGGTGGGCCCCGTGACGGCCGAGTCCATGGAACGCAGGATCGTGCCGCTTCTGCAGCAACTGGAACAGGAGGATGGTCATGCGTAA
- a CDS encoding cytochrome c-type biogenesis protein has translation MRKRLAALVLAGVAAFMLQTPACAAASDTDLDTRVHALSEQLRCLVCQNQTLADSNADLAIDLRRQIREQLRAGATEDDVKDYLVQRYGDFVLYRPPVKPLTYLLWFGPALLLMAVVFGIVSSRKRRKPAPAEMDPDSEARLAALLAPSSSDDPRP, from the coding sequence ATGCGTAAGCGCCTGGCTGCCCTCGTTCTGGCAGGCGTCGCGGCGTTCATGTTGCAGACGCCCGCCTGTGCCGCAGCGTCGGACACCGATCTCGACACCCGCGTCCATGCGCTGTCGGAGCAGCTGCGCTGCCTCGTCTGCCAGAACCAGACCCTCGCCGATTCCAACGCCGACCTCGCCATCGACCTGCGCCGCCAGATTCGCGAACAACTGCGTGCCGGCGCCACCGAGGACGACGTGAAGGACTATCTCGTGCAGCGCTATGGCGATTTCGTCCTATATCGGCCGCCCGTCAAACCGTTGACGTATCTGCTGTGGTTCGGCCCGGCGCTGTTACTGATGGCGGTGGTGTTCGGCATCGTGTCGTCCCGCAAACGGCGGAAGCCGGCCCCTGCCGAGATGGACCCCGACTCAGAGGCGCGCCTCGCTGCACTGCTTGCGCCGTCGTCATCGGATGACCCCCGCCCATGA
- the ccmI gene encoding c-type cytochrome biogenesis protein CcmI → MTVMTLFWLLAAALTAVTMAVLLTPLLRRARTNQLDTRVQRPTARSQMVHWYHDQLRELDADLRAGAMDAAGHAHARAELGRRLLDDTAGTASTPQARPDRRPVLLAAVLLAALPTSAVLLYQHLGKPASLWMPGDMTTAARSDHTGGDAQIESMVNSLAQRLRDTPDDAPGWALLARSYSTMGRPADAVAAYAKAVALAPEVASLRADYADALATAQGGTLAGAPIEQVRLALKADPDEPKALALAASAAVERGDVSDAIAQWERLYQSLPPESAGARQIATNLAAARADQQKAPRVK, encoded by the coding sequence ATGACTGTGATGACCCTGTTCTGGCTGCTGGCGGCTGCCCTCACGGCCGTCACCATGGCGGTGTTGCTGACGCCGCTGTTGCGGCGCGCGCGCACCAATCAGCTCGATACGCGCGTCCAACGCCCCACGGCGCGCAGCCAGATGGTCCACTGGTACCACGATCAACTGCGCGAGCTGGATGCCGATCTGCGCGCCGGCGCTATGGATGCCGCAGGCCACGCGCACGCACGCGCAGAGCTTGGCCGGCGGCTGCTGGACGACACAGCCGGCACCGCCAGCACCCCGCAGGCGCGGCCCGACCGCCGCCCCGTTCTGCTCGCCGCAGTGCTGCTGGCTGCGTTGCCCACGTCTGCTGTGCTGCTCTACCAGCATCTGGGCAAGCCCGCGTCGCTGTGGATGCCGGGCGACATGACGACCGCCGCCCGCAGCGACCACACCGGTGGAGACGCGCAAATCGAATCGATGGTGAACAGCCTGGCCCAACGGCTGCGCGACACGCCTGACGACGCACCCGGCTGGGCGCTGCTTGCCAGGTCCTACAGCACGATGGGGCGCCCCGCCGACGCCGTCGCCGCCTATGCGAAGGCGGTGGCCCTTGCCCCCGAGGTCGCCAGCCTGCGTGCCGATTACGCCGACGCACTCGCAACCGCCCAGGGCGGCACCCTGGCTGGTGCACCCATCGAGCAGGTGCGCCTAGCCCTGAAGGCCGACCCGGACGAGCCCAAAGCGCTGGCCCTAGCCGCTTCCGCCGCCGTCGAACGTGGTGACGTGAGCGATGCAATCGCGCAGTGGGAGCGCCTCTACCAGTCGCTGCCGCCCGAATCTGCCGGCGCGAGGCAGATCGCCACCAACCTGGCTGCCGCGCGCGCCGACCAGCAAAAAGCACCCCGCGTCAAGTGA
- the ada gene encoding bifunctional DNA-binding transcriptional regulator/O6-methylguanine-DNA methyltransferase Ada, whose protein sequence is MQTSARTVPDSTLVEHDPRWARVLARDASADGQFVYAVKTTGVYCQPSSPSRIPRPENVEFFDTPADAEAAGYRPSRRAGPDQTTVRAQQTALVAQACRRIEAADTPPTLDALAQDAGLSPYHFHRLFKSVTGLTPKGYADAHRARKLRAQLGRGSTVTEAIYDAGFNASSRFYEASDNVLGMTASRYRAGGVQTTIRFAVGECSLGSILVAQSDRGICAILMGNDPDALVRDLQDTFPKAELIGGDAGFEDLVAKVVGFVEAPSIGLDLPLDVRGTAFQERVWQALREVPPGSTTSYTEIAARIGAPQAVRAVAQACAANHIAVAIPCHRVIRRDGNTSGYRWGVERKLALLERESHSAA, encoded by the coding sequence ATGCAAACCTCCGCCCGCACCGTGCCGGACTCCACCCTCGTCGAACACGACCCGCGCTGGGCTCGCGTGCTGGCACGCGATGCCTCCGCCGACGGGCAATTCGTCTATGCGGTAAAGACCACCGGCGTGTATTGCCAGCCGAGCAGCCCGTCGCGCATTCCGCGCCCCGAGAACGTCGAATTCTTCGACACGCCCGCCGACGCGGAGGCAGCCGGTTACCGCCCGAGCCGCCGCGCCGGCCCGGATCAGACCACCGTGCGCGCGCAGCAAACCGCGCTCGTCGCACAGGCCTGCCGACGCATCGAGGCAGCCGACACGCCGCCCACGCTCGACGCGCTCGCGCAAGACGCCGGACTGAGCCCCTATCACTTCCATCGCCTGTTCAAGAGCGTCACGGGTCTGACGCCCAAGGGTTACGCCGATGCGCATCGCGCCCGCAAGCTGCGCGCGCAACTGGGACGCGGCAGCACCGTCACCGAGGCCATCTACGACGCCGGATTCAACGCCAGCAGCCGCTTCTACGAGGCGTCGGACAACGTGCTGGGCATGACGGCCAGCCGCTACCGTGCCGGTGGCGTACAGACGACGATCCGCTTTGCCGTGGGCGAGTGCTCGCTCGGTTCCATCTTGGTCGCGCAGAGCGATCGCGGCATCTGCGCGATCCTGATGGGCAACGACCCTGACGCGCTCGTGCGCGATCTGCAGGACACCTTCCCCAAGGCCGAACTCATCGGCGGCGACGCGGGCTTTGAGGATCTGGTCGCGAAGGTGGTGGGTTTTGTCGAAGCGCCGTCCATCGGCCTGGACCTACCGCTGGACGTGCGCGGCACCGCGTTCCAGGAGCGCGTGTGGCAGGCGCTGCGCGAAGTGCCGCCCGGCAGCACCACCAGCTACACCGAGATTGCCGCGCGCATCGGTGCGCCCCAGGCCGTCCGCGCCGTTGCGCAGGCCTGCGCGGCCAATCACATCGCAGTGGCCATTCCGTGCCACCGCGTGATCCGTCGGGACGGCAACACCTCCGGTTATCGCTGGGGCGTGGAGCGCAAGCTGGCGCTGCTGGAGCGCGAGTCGCACTCCGCCGCATGA
- a CDS encoding Ada metal-binding domain-containing protein, translated as MRTWTLIGACGQPYESAVPGTLGGHRRARIYGRLDCAAARRAIARGGYVRHRVFFLNEADARDAGYRPCAVCMPQAYAAWKKSAGCG; from the coding sequence GTGAGGACGTGGACGCTCATCGGCGCCTGCGGCCAGCCTTATGAGAGCGCCGTGCCCGGCACGCTAGGCGGGCATCGGCGTGCTCGCATCTATGGCCGCTTGGATTGCGCCGCCGCACGCCGGGCCATCGCGCGCGGCGGTTATGTGCGCCACCGCGTGTTCTTTCTGAACGAAGCCGATGCGCGCGACGCCGGCTATCGGCCCTGCGCCGTGTGCATGCCACAGGCGTATGCAGCATGGAAAAAATCGGCCGGTTGCGGGTAA
- the purM gene encoding phosphoribosylformylglycinamidine cyclo-ligase encodes MSASETPSASTGLSYRDAGVDIEAGDALVDRIKPFAKRTMREGVLGGIGGFGALFELSKKYQEPVLVSGTDGVGTKLKLAFALNRHDTVGQDLVAMSVNDILVQGAEPLFFLDYFACGKLDVDTAATVVKGIAQGCELAGCALIGGETAEMPSMYPDGEYDLAGFAVGAVEKRKIIDGTTIAEGDVVLGLASSGAHSNGYSLVRKIIEVSRPDLNADFHGQRLQDAIMAPTRIYVKPLLSLIEKLTVKGMAHITGGGLTENVPRVLQDNLTAVLHKDAWTLPPLFQWLQKAGNVADDEMHRVFNCGIGMVVIVSAADAPAAIAHLKDAGETVYQIGEIRARQAGEAQTIVV; translated from the coding sequence ATGAGCGCTTCCGAAACCCCATCCGCATCGACCGGCCTGTCTTACCGCGACGCGGGCGTCGACATCGAGGCGGGTGACGCCCTTGTCGACCGCATCAAGCCGTTTGCCAAGCGCACCATGCGCGAAGGCGTGCTGGGCGGCATCGGCGGCTTCGGCGCGCTGTTCGAGCTGTCCAAGAAGTATCAGGAACCGGTGCTGGTGTCCGGAACCGACGGCGTGGGCACCAAGCTCAAGCTGGCCTTTGCGCTGAACCGCCACGACACGGTTGGCCAGGATCTGGTCGCCATGAGCGTGAACGACATCCTGGTGCAGGGCGCCGAGCCGCTCTTCTTCCTGGATTACTTCGCCTGCGGCAAGCTCGACGTCGACACCGCTGCCACCGTGGTCAAGGGCATCGCCCAAGGCTGTGAGCTGGCAGGCTGCGCGCTGATCGGCGGCGAAACCGCTGAAATGCCGAGCATGTACCCGGATGGCGAATACGACTTGGCCGGCTTTGCTGTCGGCGCGGTCGAAAAGCGCAAGATCATCGACGGCACCACCATTGCCGAGGGCGACGTGGTGCTGGGCCTGGCCTCGTCGGGTGCGCATTCGAACGGCTACTCGCTGGTGCGCAAGATCATCGAGGTGTCGCGCCCGGACCTGAATGCAGATTTCCACGGCCAGCGCCTGCAGGACGCCATCATGGCGCCGACGCGCATCTACGTGAAGCCGCTGCTGTCGCTGATCGAGAAGCTGACCGTCAAGGGCATGGCGCACATCACCGGCGGCGGTTTGACCGAAAACGTGCCGCGCGTGCTGCAAGACAACCTGACCGCTGTGCTGCACAAGGACGCGTGGACGCTGCCGCCGCTGTTCCAGTGGCTGCAGAAGGCCGGCAACGTGGCCGATGACGAAATGCACCGCGTGTTCAACTGCGGCATCGGCATGGTGGTGATCGTGTCGGCAGCCGATGCACCGGCCGCCATCGCGCACCTGAAGGACGCCGGTGAGACGGTCTACCAGATCGGCGAGATCCGCGCACGGCAAGCCGGCGAAGCGCAGACGATCGTGGTCTGA